The following are from one region of the Rhinoraja longicauda isolate Sanriku21f chromosome 11, sRhiLon1.1, whole genome shotgun sequence genome:
- the coa7 gene encoding cytochrome c oxidase assembly factor 7 encodes MMSSLIDFQNETEVKEFLDNLGIEYSYQCRKEKDPEGCQRLADYLEGIKKNYEAAAEILKHNCEENHHGESCYKLGSYYVTGKGGLQQNLKTAYECFVKSCEKGGKKSIDACHNAALLAHDGQIFDNKPNSVKARDYYIRSCNGNFVASCFNLSTLYIQGAPGVTKDMAQAMKYSLKACELGHIWACANTSRMYKLGEGVSKDDEKAELFKNRAKDLHREQKEFSQQLKFGQ; translated from the exons ATGATGTCGAGCCTTATTGATTTCCAAAATGAAACAGAAGTTAAAGAGTTCCTGGACAATCTGGGCATCGAATACAGTTACCAGTGCCGCAAGGAGAAGGACCCGGAAG GATGTCAACGACTTGCTGATTACTTGGAAGGAATTAAAAAAAACTACGAGGCTGCTGCTGAGATATTGAAACACAACTGTGAGGAAAACCATCATGGAGAAAGTTGCTATAAGCTTGGTTCTTACTATGTGACTGGAAAAG GTGGATTACAACAAAATTTGAAGACTGCATATGAATGCTTTGTTAAATCGTGTGAGAAAGGTGGTAAGAAGTCAATTGACGCCTGCCATAATGCTGCACTGTTGGCTCACGATGGACAAATATTCGATAATAAACCAAACTCCGTAAAAGCCAGAGATTATTACATCAGATCTTGCAATGGAAACTTTGTAGCTAGCTGCTTTAATCTCAGTACTCTGTATATCCAGGGAGCTCCAGGTGTGACCAAGGACATGGCTCAGGCCATGAAATATTCTCTTAAAGCATGTGAGTTAGGTCACATCTGGGCTTGTGCAAACACTAGTCGAATGTACAAATTAGGAGAAGGTGTATCTAAAGATGACGAAAAGGCAGAACTTTTCAAAAACAGAGCTAAAGATCTACATAGGGAGCAAAAGGAATTTTCACAGCAATTAAAGTTTGGACAATGA